A stretch of DNA from Canis aureus isolate CA01 chromosome 13, VMU_Caureus_v.1.0, whole genome shotgun sequence:
CAGCCCATCCCCTGGGCCTGTTGCTTCTCCCACCTGAGTGTCATCCCTGTGTCCACTCCACGTCTTCTCGGTTCAGCTCTGTGTCTTCAAGCTGGAGGCAtcttcttcctgcctccagaCTTGCAGCCCCTACAGCCCATTCTCCATATCACGGAGCCATCCTGGCCAGGTCTCTGATTTTAAAGCCTCCAGCAATTCTTCACTGCCTTTAGGACAATGTCCAAACTCCTTTGGAGAGATTCAAGACCCTTCCTCATCTTGGCCatgcctccctccccagcttcATGCCCAGCAGCTCCCTCCACACCCTCCAGCACCCCACGCCCGGTGCTGATTTCAGACCCCGAGTGCTCCATGCTTTCTCTTGCTATGTCACTGAGAGATCCAGAGAAATGCGCACAGAGACGTGCTGTTAGTTGGATGGGAGGTGGGCGGCAGGATTCGGAGAAGGCCTTTTGCAAATCTGTCTTTAACAAAAGTGACAAGGATGGGATAAATGAGCACGGGAACAGAGCTAGATGGCCGGTAaatgggaccctgggatcacttcAGTTACTGAAACCAAGGTAAGAGTAAAAGGAACATTCATTTCagcaatgaattcagtaaaaacCTTGAATGATAGAGGCTACAATATCTCTGAAGCAGAAGCAGTACCTAAAATCCACAGTAACTTATTAATTTGTAATACAGCCAGATAAAGGCCCAAAGTGGAAAAATAAACCCAAGGGCTCCCTCATGACGCCAATGGAACATTTGAGTATCTTTGCTCTTAGAACTAAACGAagaacaatattaatttttaaatgtattgattCAGTAACATCAGCTCTATATACAGATCAGttctatatttacaaaaaaaaaaaaaatccatctcccTGTACTTCCAGTCTCCGCATCAGCTTGTGGAGTCCTGCCCGTGGCCTTCCTAAAttccattccctctgcctggaacacctGCTGGCTGCGAAGCCTCAttcaagtcatttaacttctccaTGTCCTCctctgttaggaaaaaaaaaaaaaaggaggcttaCAAATTAATAATGGCACCTGCTTTGTGGGGTGTAAGGATTGAATAAGTGAATGCTTGATGAGCCCTGGGAGCGGAGTCAGGTGCCACACGGAGGAGCCAGCACCCACTACTGTGGTCACAGCGGTGTTACGTGGTTGTGCTTGTTATTGCCCCTTCCGCTcagcttctttttaatttttttttaatttttttaaatgattttatttattcatgagagacacacatagagagagagagagagaggcagagacacaggcagaggtagaagcaggtttcctgcgaggagcccaatgcaggactcaaccccaggaccccggggtcacaccctgaaggcagatgctcaacccctgagccccctggACGCCCCTTCTGCTCACCTTAACTCTGACACATTCTCTCCTGTTCTGGAATCAGGGTAACCCCCGCGGCAGATGCTCCTCCAAGCAGGCCCCCCCCAGAGTGGACATCCTCACTGTCCGTTTCCAGTGGTGGGAAGGGAGGCACGTGAGACCCTGTGTTTTGCCCCCCTGGGGTCACGGGCTGGGGATTTGGCTCCAGGTCCCCCGACTTGGAAGCCTGAGGTCGGGGCCCACTACGTTGCACCATCTCCTGCCATCTCTTCtgatccccccgcccccggcgctcTGTCCCCAGCCTGCATCTCCAGCTCCTCTCCGCGTGCTTGCTCCCACGCAGCTCACCACCACTCTGCGTTCCCTTCTCCACGTGCTTCTCTTCCCGTGGGGTGGGCCTCGTTTAGGGACCGGCCCACTGTTCCCCCACATACCCTAGCTCTCAGCCCAGGCTGCTCCCTTCTGCCGGTCACCTCGGCCTCCGGACTTTCACTATATCGCCTACACTTCTCTCAAATCTTTTGCTGTCCATATCCAGCTGCACAGAATTTTTTGATGACATTCTCATATTTTCCTCCTGGATGATCTAGttagctttcttcctttctttttttttttttttaatattttgtttatttatttgagagagagagagaacacgagcagggggagggggagagggagagggagaagcaggctccctgctgagcaggactcgatcccaggatcctgggaccatgacctgagccaaaggcctgcctgaccgagccacccgggcgccctggTCAGCTTCCTTTCAAATGGTCCTTGAGTCTCTGGTCTCCATCCAGGAACCTCCCAATGTGTAAATCAGCTCGGATCCTGCACTGTGCCCATAGCTTCTTCCTACTGTCTAATCAGTTCTGAGAAAAGTTCTGGGGAAAAATCTGCAAAACAGCCGTTCTTTGGTCAAAATGCTTGGAAAATAAAGGTTCCTCCATTCCCCCTCTGAGGGAGTCACTGTGCACAGGAACATAATAAAGGGTCAAAGAAGCCCTACAGTAAAGAATCTTGTTTAGACCCCTCAGACCCGGTGGTTCGCAGTCTTGCCTGACTCCCTGGCCTGTTCTCTACAGCCTCCAGTGAACATCTAGGGGAGAGCGTGTCCCCCGGAGTGCTCTTTGGGACACGCTGCCTGGCAGGATCGGGTTTGAGTTCCTTAGCATGATTATCTTTCACCACTCCCCGCCACTCCCCTCCTGCACCCAAATCATCTGCAATTTCCTTTGGGTTCTTTCCTACCTCTGTGGTCCTTGCTCCTGGAGGACCCTTATCTCAACTTCCTGATGGACCAATCTCTACTAATTCTTCAAGAGTTGGCCCAAATGGCACCTCCTCTAtgactccttccctctctttttttttcttcttcttttaaagactttatttattcataagaaacacacacacagaggcagagacccaggctgagggagaagcaggctcccagcggggagccagatgtgggactcaatcccaggaccccggggtcacaccctgagccgaaggcagatgctcaaccactgagccccccaggttcccgtccttccctcttcttttttgggTTCACTCTCGCTAGGCCTTGCGGTTGTCAACATTTGTTTGCAGGTCTGTCTGCACCACTGAGAGGTCAGCTTGGGGTGGTCAGGCGAGCCTCCCTCCGTGTCCCCAGCACTCACGCGGCACAGGGTacttggaggggctcggggggtGTTGCTACAGGAGTAGGTAAGGGAGTGACATCAAAGGTTTGAGAGCTCATGCTGGATCACATTAGAGATCACACTGCCCCCAGGATGGCCAGCATTTCCCAACCTCAGCATCACTGACATTTTGAACCAGACAACTTGTTGTGGgtacccccccacctccccctgcgACCCTGGGCCTTGTAGGATGTTTAGTGGCACCCCTGGCGCGTCGCCTACCCCCCTCCCCAGTGTGACAATCAGAAATGTCTCTGGACATCGTCAAACATCCCCTGGGAGCCAAATCATCTCTTGTTGAGGCCACTGTTCTAGACATAAGTTCTTGCATTGTTTTCTAGTCTCTGAGAAGATGACTTATTTTTCAGATCGTTTAACCCATTGTCCTTCTTGACCTTAAAACTTtctccaggttaaaaaaaaaatcccctccgTCCACATTTGAGGctgaatttttcttcctctggggagggatggggaggttCCTGGAAAGAGCAAGCCCGGAGAGTGGGTCTCTGCTGAGCCTGGACCTGGGGAGGCATGGGGATGCATGCGTCAGGCCCCCCTGGCGCTAGTCCCCCTGAGAGATGATGCTGGGAGGTTTGTAAAGCAGCCAGCCTTGCAGGGAGCTGCCGTCTGGCCTGTGCTTTCTGAGAAGCACGTTCACGTTAGTCTTGTAGGAAGAAACTCCAGTctacccactccccaccctggtGGGAGCCCGGGAAGGACGGAGGGCTCCCCAATAGCCGCCCTCTTACCCCTGTCCCACTCTTGCAGTCAGTGCTGAGGGGAGCCAGGCCTGTGCCAAAGGTTGTGAGCTCTGCTCTGAGGTCAACGGCTGCCTCAAGTGCTCGCCCAAGCTGTTCATCCTGCTGGAGAGGAACGACATTCGCCAGGTGGGCGTCTGCTTGCCTTCCTGCCCGCCTGGATACTTCGATGCCCGCAACCCCGACATGAACAAGTGCATcagtaagtgtgtgtgtgcgtgttggGGGGACGGGGTGGCAGAGAAGGCTGTGGACACCAGGGGAGAGTGCTTTGACCCATTGGTGGCGGCAAGAAGAGTAGAGGGGACACTGAGGATGGGAGACGAGGCTCCTGATTCAAGTATCCAGCTGCGAGCCAGACAGGCCCGAGAGTCCATCCACCTCTCCACCCCACTGTGGCCGTAGAGGGACCCTACCTCCTCCCTCCAGACCTGCTCCCACCCGCAGTGTCCCGGGCCACCCGGGCCATTGACCTGAGAGCCAGCCTGTCACTCGTGTCATCTCCCACAGCgcacctgctgcctccttccCATCCTCACTTGCCATCGTCTCGCCGGGGCTCCCGGCGCCCCTCTCGGGGACCGTCCCAGTAGGCTGCTTCTCTGTCCAACACTCACATGGGTCCCTTCCACTCTCCCTCTGCACTGCAGCCAGAAAGATGCTCCCGAGacatgtgtcctgtcccatcaCACTTCTGCTCGGGGACCGACCGGCTCCACTGACTGCGGGGAACTGTCAGCCCGTCCGCTCCCCACCCCGCGCCCAAGGCTTCTTGCGGCCCGGGCTTCGCGCCCCACGACAGCTGCGGTGCCCGTGCCCAGGGCACGCGCAGTCCCACCTCTGTTAGGTTAGGCTCCCTGTGACATTCTGGGGGGACAGACAGGGAACACACTCGGGTGAACAATGCCAGTGCCCCTCCCGTTGGTGCAGAAGCCTTGGAGATGAGATGCATTTCAGTTGAGCCTCCCAATGGCCTTCGGAGGGAGATGGGACCTAAGTGACAGGTGTTCCTTTTTGGGGGGCTAATAACAGGGAGGCCTGCAGGGGAAATGGCTGACCCGCGATCGGCCCTGGGTTCTAATCTCAACTCTGCTTCTTATTCTTTATATAACATTGGGTGGGCGTGTTGCAGCCTCGCACaatatcatctttaaaatgagggtgCTCGTTTTCACCCCTAGGGCGGTCGCCAGAGGCATATGGAAAGCCCTGAGTGTCCCGCGCTGGACGCACAGTAGTGGCCATTCTTACTGTGTGACACCTGCAACCAAACCCGGGGATCCAAGCAAGAGAGGAGGGAGTGGAGGAGGCGAAGCCGCAGAGCCCAGGGGGCacagaggaggggtggggtgcagtggggtggggaGCTTGTGATGGATGGAGGGGGgaccctggggctgccctctcgGTCCTCAGGGTATTTGGGGTAGGAGTTCCTGGCTGCTCCAGCTCCCGGGAAACTGGCAGCCCAAGCTTCAGGTGCCAGAGCCTGGGAGGAAGTCAGCCCTGCCCACGGTCTGGGAAGGGAGAGGTTGTGAAAGACTCTGCCTGCCTCCAGCCGGGGGCCCTgtgaccctccctccccccacttccccagAGCGGGGAGAGCTGGCGGGAGGGGCTCAGGGAGGGACCCAGGAGTCCAACCAAGGTGGTTCCTGGAACTGGGCCTTGCAGAGGGTGAGGAATTTGCCCTGGGATTTCTCCTCCCCGCTCGGAGCAGATTCTTTTCACAGGGCAGGAGGGGAACTGGGGTTTGGGGTGTTGCAGATGCCCAGCAATGGGGGAGCAGAAACCACACAGCCTCGAGCGGGGGTCATTGCATCCCTCAGTTCAAATCTGATTAGGTGGCCCTCTGGGGTGCCAGGACGCACTGGGACCCTTCTCTCTCACCCCCATGAATCCCAGAGGgtcccacccccctcctcccctgaaaCCAGCTCCCCGGGGTCTCGCAAGGTGGTTCCAGGGCCTTGACTGGGTTTGGGGAGGAGTGAGCTGACTGTCCCAGCCAGCCCTGAAGTGTGGTCACTCGGGCCTCCTCTACCCAGCCTGtccttgtctccctccctcccaggactCTTCTGCAGCCATGGCAGGTCCAGGCCATGGTTCTGCCCTCGAGGTCGGGGTGTGTGTGGGGCTGCCCTCTGGGTTGGGGGGCATTGGGGACTGGGATGAGCCAGAGGCCCCCAATCCGGCTCTCTCCTCAGAGTGCAAGATTGAGCACTGTGAGGCCTGCTTCAGCCACAACTTCTGCACCAAGTGCAAGGAGAGCTTGTACCTGCACAAGGGCCGCTGCTATCCGGCCTGTCCCGAGGGCTCCGCAGCGGCCAACGGCACCATGGAGTGCagcagtcctggtgagtttgtggGGAGCTGCGGGCtgagggggccggggaggggcggggagagcctgggctgggggctgTGCAGGGAAAGCTTAGCCCCCACCCGCTCCCCTTCCCCTGACCACCCTGTGGGGTTTGTCTCCGAGGTTTTCTGCCCCTGGACTGACACTGCCTCCAGCATCAGGCTCAGCCAGAGGGCAGGTGGCAGAGGCCCCCTTGGGGTATTCTGGGGTGCTCAGCTGTGAccccctcctccctttttctctccctcctcccccccttcctGCCAGCACAATGTGAAATGAGTGAGTGGTCCCTGTGGGGGCCGTGCTCCAAGAAGAAGAGGCTCTGTGGCTTCCGGAGGGGCTCCGAGGAGCGGACACGCAGGGTGCTCCATGCCCCTGGTGGGGACCACGCTGTCTGCTCCGACACCAAGGAGACCCGCAAGTGCACGGTGCGGAGGACACCCTGTCCCGAGGGTGAGCTGCggcctctgcctccccagggctgggggtcAGGGCCAGCCGTGGAGGTCTGACCACTTTTGCCTCCTGCCAGGCCCCCGGGAAAGGGCCACATGGGGACCCTGGCACAGGGTGCCGTGCGGGGGGATCCAGTGCCAGACGCTGGCAGACAACAGCCCCAGGACCCGGTGTGATGGCAGCtgaagcctcagtgtccatgtCCCAGGGTTTCCCCATGTCTTCTGAACCAGCAGATGTTGGCATTGGGAGGATCCTCAGAAGTCACAGGGGGCCACGGAAGGGGgtgctgagacccagagaggtgtAGCCAtgtgaccaaggtcacacagcctgtaGCTGGCAATGATGTGGCTGCTGCCCCCAGAGGCAGTGGAGCAGGGCAGGGGACTTGCTTGTCCTGAGAGCTGCACCGAACATCCTGGCCCATTGGGATCCAAGGTCTGAAGAAGACACGGGAAGAGGAGGGTGTCTGGTTCAtcgagagacagagggagagaggctcctgGGACCCCCGTCTCCATGCCCATGTTGCAGGGTCCTCTGAAGTGGCTGCTAGTCAGAAGAGGCCTGGCAGGGGACCCTGAGACTGTGTAAGGGCAGTGGCTCCAGCCCCCCTCCTGTCCCCCTCCCGGCTTTCTCTCCACCCGCTCCTAGAGCCCTGGGCCATGCCTGGGGCCTCCTCACTAGCTGCAGGACATCCTTTGTTGACTCTTCCTGCTCTTGGGGTTGCAgggcagaagaggaggaaagggggcCAGGGCCGCCGTGAGAGCGCCAACAGGAACCCCAGCCGGAAGGAGGGCAAGGAGGCGGGCGCCGGCTCCCGGAGACGCAAGGGCCAGCACCAGCCACAGCACCAGGGGACAGCGGGGCCGGTCACGCCCGCGGGACCCACCTAGGGACGTTCGCACCTGCAGGCCCCGCGGAAGGAATCCAGCGCTGCTCTGTGTGATGGAAGCTTTACGGAACTGGAGCGCTGGGGGCGAAGCGTGCACACACTCTCCATACGTATacggacacacagacacacacacacacaggacccATGTCCCAACATGCAGCCAACATACAAGCGCGcgtgcacagacacacagacacaccatcCAGGCCACGGAAGACGCTTCTATCTCTCGGACATCACCGTGTGAacagggtggggaggtggaggggtcACCCTCGCCTGGCCGAGGGCCCAGCGGCACGAGCTTGGGTTGCGATGCTCCCAAGGGACACACCAGAGAGCCTGGTTTCCCAGCGTCCGAGCCCAAATAGAGTGGAGGCTTCTGGAGGAGCTGATAGGATCGGCCCAGCGTGGCTACAGGAACCAAAGCTTGAGGACTGTTCAGCgtttccagctgtgtgactttatcATTGGAGAGTATTGTTACACACCCATGATCCGTATCAGGGCTGCCCCGACTCTGAAAACTGCTTACAggtttatttcaaattaaaaacaaaaccaaacgaCGACAGTAGCCACAGGCACCACATTCCTTTACAGGGGGCGCAGGGATTGGCGGGGTACGCGGGTGCGGGAAGGCACAGGGCTGAGTTGCCAGGGGCCTCCCTCTCCCCGTGGCCTCCTGGACGGAGGGCCTGGCACGGGAAGGAAACCTCGGGGATACTCTGAGGGTGACCACCAGCTCCTCTACAGCCTCGCTGCTCTGAGTGTGGTCGGTGGCCAGCATCACCGTTATCACCGGGCAGCTTGTTAGGAGGGCGGGTCGTGGGTCCCATCCCAGACCTGATAAGCCCGAGGCTGCATTGTAGCAAAGGTCCCAGGTGACTGACGTGCATGATCCAGTTTAAGAAGGACTGCGGGTGGAACGAAGATCCTGGCCAGCCTGCCACAGGGGGGATCTGGTGGGCTGTAGAGGAGGACGTCCCATCCACGAGAGGCAGACTCCGAATCCTAGAGCTCTATGGTGGTGCCGTAGGGGAACGGGGCACTCAGGCTGTCTGGGATGGTTGGGGGCCACTGGATCCAAAGGCAGGACAACAGATAGCATGACCCTTTGTGCCACATCTGAAGTGTCCACTGGTGGCCACATgtgcaccaggccctgggctgcgtGGTTTGCCAGGGGGAGCCAGGCAAAGACCTTGCTGTCGTGGAATTAGAAGTTGGTAGAGGTGACAGGCATGAATCAGGTGATCGTTCCAATAAATGTGTCGCTGCAAacgggtgggggtagggggggaaGGCCAGGCAACCCCTGGCACATACACAGAGCTATAAAAGTGAACCAAAATAAGGCTTTATCTCAGGGAACCTTTTCAGAGGAGGTGGCACTTGAGCCGAGctctgaaggatgagtaggagtcaAG
This window harbors:
- the RSPO1 gene encoding R-spondin-1, whose amino-acid sequence is MRLGLCVVALVLSWMHLAAGSRGIKGKRQRRISAEGSQACAKGCELCSEVNGCLKCSPKLFILLERNDIRQVGVCLPSCPPGYFDARNPDMNKCIKCKIEHCEACFSHNFCTKCKESLYLHKGRCYPACPEGSAAANGTMECSSPAQCEMSEWSLWGPCSKKKRLCGFRRGSEERTRRVLHAPGGDHAVCSDTKETRKCTVRRTPCPEGQKRRKGGQGRRESANRNPSRKEGKEAGAGSRRRKGQHQPQHQGTAGPVTPAGPT